Below is a genomic region from Syngnathus acus chromosome 20, fSynAcu1.2, whole genome shotgun sequence.
tgtatttttggactcctctagatggcattGTTGGTTGCCAAGACATTGCTTCGCAATTAAATAGTAATttgtcaataaaaatgtaataagtGGCCCACTGATTGAGAAGCACCGGTTTCAAAAATGGCCAGTCAGCGTGCCTTCAACgcaatgttgaacagagagtGCCACCTAGAGGAGTCAACATGGTGGcgaaaagtaaaacaaaaagactctAGATGAAAACGAGATCAAATCAATTAAGTAACTTTGAATAATGGTGATTTTCCGTTAAGCTCCGACTCACCCGTGCACGGGGATGCGCAGGATCCTTTGCATGGTGGAGAAGATCTTGGTGACCTTTTCGGGGCTCCTGTCGGTGCCGTGCTCTGAGATGATGAGGGACTTGTTGATGTCTGCCAAGGAGACAGCGCTTAGCGGTTGCCATTGCCGGCTGGCggggaaccccccccccccccacacacacacaaaaaagtgtgGCGGCGAGCTACCTTTCACATCCGACACCTGGAGGCGGTCGTTGTCACAGAAAGCGCCTTTGCCTTTCCTGGCTTTGTACATCTTGTCCTCCAAGCAGCTGTACACCACGCCAAACTCCAACTGCGACATcggcaggaaaaacaaacaaacattggaGCACCATCGGCGCACGGAgtcgattttctttttgtgtgcacTCACCTGCTTTTTGACCGCAAAGGCGATCGACACTGCCACAAATGGGAACCTGTGAACAGCGCCCACAAAAGCGGACAATTTGCATTGATCAACACGAGATGGGCCAcaaggacaaaacaaaaagatgacaATGATTTGACTAAGCTGAAATCTTGTTTTGCGGGtttggtcacgtgacatgaaCAACGCAAGCACTTGTGACGTTAATTTCGCTcgacagcagagggcgacaTTTCACAACACGATGGATAGAAAACTGAGCAAGTCATCTGTTTAAATTTTATTCCACCAACGCAATATTGACCAGAACATGTTGGGGAACATAGTGGGCCAGGTTTTGGGCTTGGGGAAAAGAATGTTGTGTCACTTTACAGCACCACAAAGGCCATCATGTCAGTGAAGTCGGCATCCGGCACAAATGCATCATGGCAATACTTTTAAGGCTGCATGTGCAAAGACAAGGTCTTCCTTACCCATGGACAAAGTTGGTGGTCCCGTCCACCGGGTCGATGATCCACGTGGGTTTGTCGGTCAAGATGCACGGCTTGCCGTTTGCCACCGACTCCTCGCCGATGAAGCTGCAGTGGATATGACAGAGAGAAAAGTCAGTCGGCGCAAATGGAAAAGTTGTAAATTGGTCGTTGACACCGATGATGCTGCAGTCCAGCGCCAACTACTGCCAAGGAGGACTTACTCTacctcagattttttttttttgccttaatTATCAGTTGCCTTGACGAACAGTCGCACCACAGTTGGAAAAGTTTGCAAACAATCTCAATCATGGTGCGGTCCAAATTAGAACACGGCCGAGCCATTACAGCTGCAGAGCCGGCGCTCGCAGCACACCTTTGATATGGGCCGCTCATAGTTGCAGCGGCGCAATTACCGGCCAATTAAAACACGTGCGGGCCCGGCATGAGCCGCCCACGAGGCTCACTTGTAAGTGTTGGCTCCAAACTCTTCTTTGAGCATGCTGATGATGATCTTCTCCACCCTCTCATCTGTCTTGGTCACCAGGTCCACGGCAGAGCTCTTGATCATCACCTTGATTTCACTCTCGCAGGCTTTCCGAATTTCCTGCACGCAAGCACACACGCAACATTGGCTGGGGCaactctttgcgatgacatcatcgctgCTACCATCTCACTCCTCAACCCCACCCCACCTCTGGCCCCGCTGTCAGAGTTCCTTTTTGCAGGTGACTCACAAACATACCTCACCGGCTCTCCGTGCCACTTTGACGGCAAAATCGTACGCTCTGTCCCATGGGTCTGCCATCTCTTGCTGCTTTGTCTTCACCTgcattcacacacatgcaaagcaACTCTGTTTGGGCGTGTACAAGCAACTGCAAGGCACGAAAGAAGAGCGAGGAAGACCCAGCGCGTGCGGGGGCTTTCCCTCTCCTCGGGCCGGCCGAGCAGAGCATGTGTCACAAAAGAATGACTTATGTAACAAACATCCTAAGGCAAACTGCCTTCCTCTTGGAGCAGCCgcgcgcaaaaaaaaaaggacaacaaaCGACAGAATAACATCTGCGGTAGGTTTGTGCTATTGACCCTGATGCGAAGCGACAACAACGAGCACCTTACCTTGAGAAGTGATGGAAGAGCAGGAAGAGACCTTGCCGACTTGTGCCGTGGTGTCgtatgcaaaaagaaaagctaaAATGCCAAAAAGGAGGGTGGGTTCTTTCGTGCTGTCAAAGTAGGAAAAGTACTAGCACCGCCTCActcacccacaaaaaaaaaaaaaaaaaaaaaacacgttctTCAGCAAGACATGCAAGAACATGATGGCACATTTAAATGTAAGCCAGTGGAAAATTTCCACTGAATCAACAAACGAAGTTTGCACGttttggcaagtttgggatGCAATCTGCACGGCtctattcaaatcaaatgaaaagcagatGAAGGTCCGAACCTGCCGGAGCCTTGCAAAGATTAATTTGCGTCGCAACGAAGCTGTACCACAGTGATTAGAGGCTGCTTCAAACTGCCCGGGGCAGGTTAAAATGAAGTGCCATCGGGCGGGAAGGCATTGTGCCATGTGCCAATTTGGCTGCGGCTTGGCTAGCATGTACAATTTTTGTCACGAATGCTCAGCGAGCTAAGTCAAACGTGAGGCTAGGTTGCTAAAcgttttttgttgcatttgctTCGCCCGTTGGCAACTGTCTCCTCGCTCGACTTTTGAGAAATTGGAGCGATCTCAGCAGCGATTTCAGCAAAGTTCCAGCGAGGTAATAGGAGGggcaaaacaaatacatccGTCTTGCTGTCCCACCATGAATAATTGATCGGCAATGACTGATGATTTGGACGCCGACCTCCCGGGATTCGCAGCTGTAATTGAGGCCGAGACGTCGGTCAAGGTCGGCTCTTGAGAGATGAGCGGGCCCTGCCCCGTTTTTCTCCCCGGTGGAGCCACAAACAAGATGTATTATTTAACGGCTGACGCGCTAGCATCCATGCAGGGCTGAAGAAACATGCTCCCTTCTAGAACGTTCCAATGAAGTTTCCTTTGTGTAACTTTTTAATGAAGTGGCTTAAAGAGGGCTAAATTTGTTTAAACTCCAGAATTCTAACACAGTTTAGCATTATTAGCTAACAAACTTATGTGATGCAAAATGTTAGCAATGTTAGCGTGTCCGTTGACTGCTATGGGCTGTGTGAATTAGCGCAGATTGGCTAACTGCATATGCTAAATCCCGGATAAACGTTCGGGTGGTGTCAGGAAGGACGTCCGGCAATCGGGCATGCATACGGTGGTAAACAAATCCCGAGAGAAACTCGCAGCGGCGGCCCCACGTAGGAGCCCAAagtcacaaacaaacagactATTGTTTACCCTTCTGAATTCAACATCAGCATAGTGCGGTTACACTTGATTGTTAACCAAAAGAAGGCATTCCAGTGGGCTCTGGCACATGAGCAGTGGCTTTTACAAGGCAGGGTGGAACGTTAATGAGTGCCTGTCATTTGAAACTAtcgaaaagaagaagaaggttgCATAATTCCTGGCAGAGAAGTCATGCCCGCTTTGCTGTCCTCACACTACACGACGAATACAAGTGATGTACAAAGAGACATTATTGGCCAAGTCTGACAATGGCTCCGGAATTGCACTTGAATGTCAGTGCGGTCGCTCCAGAATATTTCTTGCTATCCATAGCCATTTACTTGAAAACGTTATTAAAGGGCGGGCGGGGGTGGAGGGAGAGATCCGAAGGGTTGTTTCAGGCTTGTTGTCAGTGAAATTTCCCGCGGGAGATGTAAAATTCCGAAAGGGCAAAATCATGACGGACGGGAGGAAGCGTTCGATCGATTCGGCAACGACGGCCGCTTGGTTCGTCACGGAGGTCTCGGAAAAGTCAAGCAATTTGGAGTTCAAGCGAGCCAAAGTGCAATGCCCCCCCAAAGTCTTTTTCCCGCCTCACTCTTCTATGTGAGCGACACACAAGAGTGACACTTTGGGTAGTAGCAGAGCTCTTTGCTGCGAATAAACGGCGTGCGGGACATTCAAGATGTGGAAGCAGAACAATGGTGCGCACTTCCTGACAGGCACTGCAGGCGCACAGGAACGCGCaataaaatctttttcaaaaataccACACGCGCTACGATCACAGCTGCGAAAATTGTTTCGCTCGTTTTACTGAGCATTTTTCTCTGCAAAGCAATTATTTGGCCAGCTTAGGTTTTAGAGTGAGCGTTAGCTTGTCCAATTGACTGTTGGCCTAAGTTAGCATGTCTAGGTAACATTTGTTTGTGATGTTATTTCAGCAAACAAGGGTCATTATGCTAGCTTCGCATTTAGCATCGTTTACCAATGTTAAACCAACTATAGCCTATTAGCATAGTAATTAAGAGGCTTGGAGCGTGCAGTCGTAGCTTTCCAGCGGCTGGCAGCAAATCTTTACCAAGCGCAACATGCAAGTACACGATGGTCGCTGCCATGGCGACGGCCTCCGATTCCGCTCGTTCACCGGAGAACGACTAGAATGAGCCGACACCCTGCTAATCGCAGGCGCCCGCGGGTTTCATCTTCCCATTGTTACGTAAGGGTATTGTTTCACGACCATTCGCGAAATCCATAGAAGGCGTTTCTTGTTAACAGCAGATGTTGCTGTAGTATTTAATGACACAACTGGTCGGGTAGGTTATCAGGTGCACGCTAACTAAAACTTCATTTTTACTCGTGTGGCTTCAGGACAAGGTTAAACGGGAGCAATTATTCCAAAATAGTAAATAACCATAAACAAACAGCAAGTAGATCATTTATGTCatcaaaaaaagaagtaaCACCTTGAAACAAAGGAGGTGCAAGCATGCCTGCCTGAACGGGAAATTGCTGGCAAATTTTCAGGgacaaaaatacagaaattTTTTTAACCGGTTCTAACCTCACGTGCACACGAACTAGCCAGGTCGACTTAAGCCGGTTTGAACTAtgcttatttaaaaacaacttaTTAGCTTTGGTGTGACACTATACGTTGCAAGCTCATATTTCAACCAAACCTGACTTTGGATGATAATTCGAAGCATTTGCACATGAGGTCTAACAGCGCACAGCCTtgggcagttttttttttggtctcccCTCCCACAAAGGCGATTGGTCTCCCGATTGTCAAACGAGACATGTAGCAACAAGGAGCGCCAACATCATCAACGAGGTGGGCGGCGGGGGAAGGTGTTTATTTAAAGCTTGTAAGATACACATCAAGAGTGCTCTCTTATTTGGGGCTGAATAAATCGCAGTGACAAACAGGAAGAAACAACGCTAatttaattaaacattttgGCGCCAAGAAAGTTTCAGCTTGAGGGGATTTTCTAAAACCACCAATTGTTTCTCCAAATTTCCTctataagaaaaaaaggtgCTAATAATAGTCATATTTTGATGCAGCAATTTGAAGAGCAAGCAAATCCGTGCACGGCTCACGTGAACTAGGTGGGAGAAAAACCAACAATTGTTTGTGGGATCGACAATGTCAATCGTCGACATGAGTCTGGCACGAACGCATGAAAGGCTTGTTGACGGGCGGAACATCGCTGACACACGTCACGAGGCCACGCGGGTTTGCCAACAATGTGACGATTACGCAATATGCTGGCCGCCCATCATACCAGGCAGCTGACAAGCTCATGACTCACGCTGGCTGAAATGCACcatatggacaaaagtattcaGTCACACCCCCTCCGTCGCTTCAAAGGGACGCATTATGGACAAGGGACTTTTGATTTGCTCCAAGACGAGCACTCATCTAGTGCCAGCAAGGCTGCcagtcaagtgtgaaatttaaCAAGAGTGTCAAACTTTTGTTGTAGTGATGTCGCAATTGAACTTATTGACACGATTAATGCCCCCGGCAGTGAGTTTCTTCAGCCATGACTCGGCTGGACAAACATCCGCCACTCTCAAGACACAGGCAGACTACAATGTGCAAGACGCCACCAGCCAAAAGTTCCCCCGCTAAGCAACGTTAGCCcaaattagcattagcaaaaacgcaaatgatcagctcatgaGTGCACAGCTGGTgcttgctttttaaaaacgtGTTTCTGCAGCTTGGCGATGAAGTGCTGCCTTCCTGattgaaaatgtcatcaaatgtGATTCATTCATAGTCGGGGCGAGTTTTGAGAGGAGGTCGCAAAGTTGACAGCGCGGAGTAGCCCTAGCGTCCCACAACGCTCTGTCACAAAACGAAAGACATCCTTTGCCTTTGCGTTGCGACAGAACCGCTGAAAATCCAAAATGGAGCCATTTCAACCAAAGGGGATTTCGAGTGTTCTGCAATTCGTCTTCtattgtgtgttttgacaGAAGACTGTGGGAAGCTTTTGATTGGGACATCTGGAAACGGTTTATAAGCTCAGGGGGTGCCTTTGAGCAACAAGGTTCTGGCTCGCATCTTTCTCTTTGAGAAAGTTTGTTGTCGCTCCAAATGAACGCTGCCCAAACATTTTCCTGCGTACAGAAAATGCGAAGAACGTGAGGGGCGCTCGCTAACAACGCCTCGTTCTTTGCTCGGGTGCCTACTTGATCAGCGACATTCCGTCTCGGCGAGTCACATCTCAGAAGACGTCGGTTTCTCCTGAGATGTGCTCGCAAATCTACGAGATTACTCGGGTAGTCTGTGGAATCGCTGATTGGACAATTCTAAAAAGATTTGACGAGAAACGGATAATCGACTCCATATCTGTTATCGGCCTCCTTAACTACTAATagctgtcccaatacttttgttcaCAGAATGCACACACATTCCTAATGAGCGTCCCTTCTAGGACGACATGAGGAAAAACACTTCCAATTCAAAACTAAGCTACTCGTCACAAGACAAACGCAAGCGTtcgattattttattttagttttttgtttttacgagCCATCTGCATCATCCCTGCCGACGTGAAACTCTGCGATGTGCCCGGCGAGATGCCGGGCCAGCGCTGGGGTGCTGGCCGCAATCAGTCGACGGGACATCAGATCAAAGGGCCCACCTGGGCGACAGAAGACCACAGGACGAACAGCGTCAGCCGTATCGCCAGGAAATGTGCGCTCACTCGAGCCACCGCCGTGTCAAGCGATGCCGTGGTCGAGATTGACCAACAAGCTCCGATTTGAATAAGAAAAGCATTATGGCTTACGGCGCACGTCCTCGACACGCACTGTGTTAAGTAAGGACACGCTCGGGGAGGgggagatttaaaaaaagatttttgaaaAACGGACATAATTGTCTTCCTGTTGGCAGATCAAGCTCATTCGATCCAGCGGATGTCCCTAATTTTGTGGTTAGGAGCGGAAATGCCGCTGGAAAATGTCCTTTTAAAACTTGCCAGCTGCAATGATAAATTATAttcatgtggaaaaaaacaaaacatttactttGGGGGGAAACTAGCGATTCCTTCAAACGTAGCTTCAAAATCACGAGCTGATGGGAGCTAAATGAGGACGCCATGTTGGCTacttcctcttctacgtcTGTAAAAAGGTGCCGAATTGAGCGGGTAACGCTGTGGTTGTAGTTGGCCAATGTTGCGCAATAGCACCGGATGTAAACGCTCGCGTGCATTAGCGGCGGGATTGCTCAAAGCTTTAACCACCTTCCAACTTCTCGTTTTGAGAAATCACTCCGCCCGACTCCTGTCCTGACTCGCGTTTGCACTCAAGCGATGACACGACCGACTCGCAATGGAAAATTACGGTGACGAGGCCAAAGTGTGACTGCCAATCGGCCCTCACCTGAAATATCCAACACGACTCCTCCGGCCTCTGTGAGCACGGCGGCGCCGCCAGCCATGTCCCAGCAATGGATTCCCTGGTGGTAGTACGCGTCGGCCGCGCCGCTGGCCACCAGGCACATGTTGACGGCGGCGCTGCCCGGCGAGCGGATGCTGAGGACGCAAGAGGTCGGGAGCTTTTCAACAGCACTTGGTTGGACTGTACAACTTCACACATCCCGACTTCATGCACACTATTTTAcccactatttttattttttatttgcacgGTCCTGATTACTAACACAAGCAGCCATGAAAGAAAACCTCCTTGGCGCAGGTAATTACCCATGCACAGGGATGGCGAGGATGCTCCTGAGGTTGGCCAACATCATGTCAAAACTTTGCGTATCCTTTTTGAAGTTCACCTCGGTCAGCACCAGGCTGCGGCTGACATCTGCCACGGGCGGAGAAAAGCGGAAGAGGTGAGGCAGGCTGCTGAGATACGGGCGCCACCTGCTGGCTAGAATCGGAAACGCCGGGATTTCCTCACCTTCCTGTCCCGACACTTTGATGGGAAGGCCGTTGCAGAAGGCGCCTTTGCCTTTGCGCGCTGTGTACATTTTGTCCTCGATGCAACTGTACACAACCCCAAACTCGATCTGACGACAACAAAATCATCACAAATGAACACAAccggcaaaagaaaaacacttgaCACTTGACTCACAAGCAGCGTGACCTACCTCTTTCTTCACCGTGAAGCCGATGGACACGGACACAAAAGGGAAcctaaaaacagaaaatcacTGGCCATAGCTTGAGGCAAAACTTGAGCATGCGAGGCGTACCCGTGCACAAAGTTGGTGGTGCCATCGATCGGGTCGATGATCCAAGTAGGCTCATCGGTGAGGATGCTCGGGGCACCCGCCGCCACCGACTCCTCGCCGATGAAGCttcacaaagaagaaaatacgATATATTTagtaatagtaaaaaaaaaaaaaaagtgacgctATAAATGACAACGCATAAGGAAATCCATATTGTGCAAGCTTTTAAgggtctaaaaataaaaatatgtaataAGAAACCATAACATAAGATAATAAAGCATGGCTTGAAAAACCAAAATCAGCGTTTTTGGTCGACTGCAGCGGGTGACAAAATCTTCCGCTTGTTCTCCTGTGTGGAGACATAGAAGTAGTGTACCTGTGCGTGGGAAACTTTGCCTGGATGGAAGATATGATGAGGCGCTCCACTCTCTGGTCCGTCTCGGTTACAAGGTCCACTTGCGAGCTCTTGTGCATGACGGCGACGTCGCCCTGGAGGGCCTCACGGATCACCTGATGGGGGAGCACCACAACAAGCACCACATGAATGAACAGTGACATAACAGAGAATATGCAACACTCTTCCTACCCCAAATATAATGTCCATTTCAAGCCAAAACAAGGTGATTTGACCTCAGTTGCTGCATTTAATAAAGTCACCTTGCCAGCTTGCTTGGCTACTTCCACGCAGTGCTCCATGCAGTCCTGCCAAGGATCATCCATCGCTGATTGTCAATACTGCGATTAAGACCAAACGCAAACTCTCCTGgctgaaacacaaaagaaatgctaACTCTGTGTCAACATCAACGTCACGCTACGATAATTATATGTAATCGGAACAATGTAGCACTCAGAGGTTGGGAGAGGCTTAAGAAAACATTCGATATCCGATAAGAGCTAGCAAACCAGTCGGGTTACACTTTTTCAAGATGGCCTGCGGGAATGtcgacaaaataaacattggaGTGTTTAGATCGATATCCCAAACGAACCTCGTGATACGTTGTCGTGTCCCCCGTTTGGACGTCGTTTTAAAGTCTTGAACTTTCGATTTCACATCAGCTAAAAAGTCGCGTGTCCGTGACACTTCGACAGCTTCCGCGTTTAGCACCGTGCGTGCTCTGATTGGTCATCTGATATCACATGATGTTCATTCAACATTCACATTGGCTAGGATTTGATCAACGATTTGGACGGTTCATAAGATCGTTATTAATAATTCCATTAGATGACAAAAAAGGTAACTTAAAAGgtggacaaaacaaacactttttaaactcTTGAAAAGCTACAGAATAATTACAGTCGTTGAATGAATCTccaaattaaacttttatttctAGCCAGTAGATGGGAGCAACACCACGCAGCCTGTCGCCTTActaaaaattgtatttttgcgCATTACAATTGTGAAATAGTGTTTGTTACACTCTCTTTAGGAAAATCTccaatttgaatttttggaaAGCAATACTAAAGTAACCACTTGTATTCCACAAAAAATCCCCAAGCCACTCGAATGCTTTTGGCTCTTTCTGCGACGACCTACATCATGAAAGGCCATCTTATTATATGACAGCAATTTTTTGTATACTCTTCCTTGTCTAGCTGACAATTCTTGT
It encodes:
- the LOC119139167 gene encoding inositol monophosphatase 1-like isoform X1, whose amino-acid sequence is MDDPWQDCMEHCVEVAKQAGKVIREALQGDVAVMHKSSQVDLVTETDQRVERLIISSIQAKFPTHSFIGEESVAAGAPSILTDEPTWIIDPIDGTTNFVHGFPFVSVSIGFTVKKEIEFGVVYSCIEDKMYTARKGKGAFCNGLPIKVSGQEDVSRSLVLTEVNFKKDTQSFDMMLANLRSILAIPVHGIRSPGSAAVNMCLVASGAADAYYHQGIHCWDMAGGAAVLTEAGGVVLDISGGPFDLMSRRLIAASTPALARHLAGHIAEFHVGRDDADGS
- the LOC119139166 gene encoding inositol monophosphatase 1-like; this translates as MADPWDRAYDFAVKVARRAGEEIRKACESEIKVMIKSSAVDLVTKTDERVEKIIISMLKEEFGANTYNFIGEESVANGKPCILTDKPTWIIDPVDGTTNFVHGFPFVAVSIAFAVKKQLEFGVVYSCLEDKMYKARKGKGAFCDNDRLQVSDVKDINKSLIISEHGTDRSPEKVTKIFSTMQRILRIPVHGLRGSGTAATNMCLVACGAVEAFFEIGIHCWDIAAGAVIVTEAGGMLLDVDGGPFDLMSRRMVSANNNTIAQRIIKEIEIFPVERDDAEISKK
- the LOC119139167 gene encoding inositol monophosphatase 1-like isoform X2, giving the protein MDIIFGVIREALQGDVAVMHKSSQVDLVTETDQRVERLIISSIQAKFPTHSFIGEESVAAGAPSILTDEPTWIIDPIDGTTNFVHGFPFVSVSIGFTVKKEIEFGVVYSCIEDKMYTARKGKGAFCNGLPIKVSGQEDVSRSLVLTEVNFKKDTQSFDMMLANLRSILAIPVHGIRSPGSAAVNMCLVASGAADAYYHQGIHCWDMAGGAAVLTEAGGVVLDISGGPFDLMSRRLIAASTPALARHLAGHIAEFHVGRDDADGS